GAAAGCACCATAAATATTGTTGCAGTTGCTACCGATGAAGGCAAACTTAAATATCACATTGGTAGCAGTTTAAACTATTTATTGGATTGAGATAACGATACTTGGTAAATACCAACTGTTATATGCTGATAAAAAgacatttaaaatcatgaatGCAACAGTTAATGATGGATTCATGTAAATGTAATTGAGAAAGTAAACTTAAGCAAAAATGAATGAGCTACACACCCGTAAAAAAGCAAAAAGGCATGATCATTTGTTGTTTTGAGATTGGGGTTTTCTTGATATGACAAGTATTTTAAGCATCAAAAATTTTCCTTAAGTAACCATCATGTACTTTCAAAAGTAATTAGTCACACAAATTTACTCTATCTTGCTACGTGAAGAACACcaaaataaaaagaattataaagaGCACTACCAAGAATGCTATCATCATGATTTGGCCCTTGGCACCAGCCTTCTTCATCACCAAAGCAACTTTCTTCTGCACAAAGACAAGTGCTCTCTTTTAGCATGAAACCCCAGATGAAACTTCAACTAGACTTGCTGACCACAAGCTCATGGGAAAAACACAAGTAATATGACAGATTGCTAATCTTGGTCGAATCAAATCTTGAATCGGAAAGAAATGCAAATTGAATCGAATGCTTCTGTGTTTCTGTTAATCGGGATACACCAGGCTGCTAATATCCATGTTGTCTACCTAATTGATGGGTTACATTTGCATGGCAAAATGCAGAACTAAATTTAGGAAGAGcaacttaaaaattaaaaagagaagGGAGAAAAGAGCCAAGAATAACCTGGACAAAGTCGAGCCTGTTTGAAGTAGTCTCCATCTCCATGCCTAGTTCGTCCAAGATTTTTTCCTGCAATATCAAGAGTTTTACACAATGAATATGAGATTCAACTCTTCACTTTGGAGCTTCACAAGTCTTGCAAACAACATATTAATTTTCATGGGTTCAAAATCATAGGACTACTGACCCTAACAAACATAGTAGCATCATAGGAACATACGCAGTATCTAACGCACAACGATATGTATATATCCAACAACATACACCAAAGCAAGACATGACAGAGTTCTTTGGTACAAATCCATTAAAAATCATTTACAAATCAAAAGATGGCATTTTCTTTTGTTTGCACAATGTTGGTGCTGAACTCTTTGTATTCATTGCACAAAGGAAGGCATAAAGACTCCAAATTCTCTGCAATTGAAAAATATCATGTTCATAGACTGCATTCATTTTGGATGTCCTTTCAGAATGGGAACATTATTCTCCGAGTTAATTGATCATCACATGAGACAATTAGGTATCTTGATGCTCAACGTACCTGCCCAATAAGTTCATCATGTATGGTAAGTCCTACATGACCAATTCTCCGAACACTAGCACTAAGCTCATCCAgctcctcatcttgtttcctgaaGCATGGTTTAGAAGAGGTAAAAAAAAGGAATTTTTTCACTATACGCCTTTAATCTACATATTTTTAGCTAAAAAAATCAAACTTGATTAAGTAAGAAGGCTAAATATTTAAGGCCCTCTATCATATAAAGATTGGATTGTCCTGAACAACTCACAGTGTCTATGAATATGAATATTACAGCTTAGGCTCCTGAAAGAAACCAAGAGAGGTTTTGACTCCAAGGACCCACGACTTGTGGAAGCCTTAAAAGTATATAAACTTCATTAAATTCATTAAGCATCCCTTTTGGTCCTGCAGTTTACACCCACATCTTTCCATATTCTAAAACACATTaaataaacaacaaaataaagcattcatagtcaCATTGGATGAATGCCAGAACCAGAAAATTGAGACATATAATTGGTTATTTACCATGCGTGAATGGACCCATAGAAAATTGATGGACAAGTAAAATTCCAAATCTGCTGCAGCAGATGCATCATAACAGCCTTATATCATCTTGACTACTATAATCAATAAAAGAACTATAAAATACATAAAACATTACTTTACGAGGAGCAGCTGCTGATCTGATTCTGaagatataaaatcatcattatcttGGTTAACGTAGTGGTTCGATCTGCCTGCCTGGGAAGCATGATCATTTGGAAGCTTCATCAGCTCTTTGCGCACACCATTTGCACCTGAGCTGAATAAATTCTGCTTCACCTTTCCAGTGTCTACAGTTCTCCTAGTCCTCCCGACCTACAATAACTACTACATAATCAAAATTATGGAGGAAAGAACATGTGATATTTGTGCTTCTGATTATGCACGTCTCAACATAATTTTGGCACAAGACAAGAGTTTGTCTACATCAGAAGTCAAAATATTAAACCAATCCAAGATGTGACTAAGGCGATAATAAAGAAATAGTTCTAACATTTAAAGGTTTACCTGATTATGAGCAGTGCTAGTCCATCTCCTACGCTTTTCAAGTTCAACCTCATCAAGACCATACCAAGCAGGATCTCTTGCAGCCACTGCAATTGCCTTGTCCAATTCATCTACCTTTCCATCAAAAGAGTACAAGTTCAACAAAAGGGTTCCAACATTACAGAGAACCAGGAAAATAAATATTGCAATTCTGCTAAACAATAATAGAATCCAGTGGCATCTGTCTTGTAGTTTTGCTAAATAAGTTCAGTCTCAAGCAATATCTTTTGCTCATTCATAAGTCAACTATTTTTATAAGTCAGGATAATAAGGTCTTTTTGATTGGCCGTAATTTAAGTGAAGTAAGCAGAAggtgaaaaaaaaagaacttgcACGGTGGGAGAAAATTCTAGGCACTTTCATATGAATAATAAGAATTTATAGACAAGCACATAAAATCAAAAGATTTGGGGCACTGATAAGCAAAAATTCCCCAGTAAAAGTTAACTTTCACCTCACTGCAGTTAAATTTTACTCCAATGGGCAACTGTCATAAAGATTTTGAGATGAAGAATTCTGAAGACATGACATAA
The window above is part of the Musa acuminata AAA Group cultivar baxijiao chromosome BXJ2-6, Cavendish_Baxijiao_AAA, whole genome shotgun sequence genome. Proteins encoded here:
- the LOC135615035 gene encoding syntaxin-61-like isoform X2, which produces MAAAQDPFYIVKGEIQESIDKLQVTFHQWEQTPSNTGERVHLTKELLTSCESIEWQVDELDKAIAVAARDPAWYGLDEVELEKRRRWTSTAHNQVGRTRRTVDTGKVKQNLFSSGANGVRKELMKLPNDHASQAGRSNHYVNQDNDDFISSESDQQLLLVKKQDEELDELSASVRRIGHVGLTIHDELIGQEKILDELGMEMETTSNRLDFVQKKVALVMKKAGAKGQIMMIAFLRPPY
- the LOC135615035 gene encoding syntaxin-61-like isoform X1 codes for the protein MAAAQDPFYIVKGEIQESIDKLQVTFHQWEQTPSNTGERVHLTKELLTSCESIEWQVDELDKAIAVAARDPAWYGLDEVELEKRRRWTSTAHNQVGRTRRTVDTGKVKQNLFSSGANGVRKELMKLPNDHASQAGRSNHYVNQDNDDFISSESDQQLLLVKKQDEELDELSASVRRIGHVGLTIHDELIGQEKILDELGMEMETTSNRLDFVQKKVALVMKKAGAKGQIMMIAFLVVLFIILFILVFFT